One genomic window of Cupriavidus malaysiensis includes the following:
- the trpE gene encoding anthranilate synthase component I: MTELEFKSLADQGYNRIPLIAEAFADLETPLSLYLKLAQSQTRGINTFLLESVVGGERFGRYSFIGLHARTLLRAYGERTEVVTDGRVVETHEGNPLDFIADFEKRFKVALRPGLPRFCGGLAGYFGYDAVRYIEKKLAATQKADDLGLPDIQLLLCEELAVIDNLSGKLYLIVYADPNTPEAYPRARARLRDLRMKLRQPVDLPVTSPSVQTEVFREFDKADYLAAVHRAKEYIMAGDMMQVQIGQRLTKPYRDAPLSLYRALRSLNPSPYMYFYNFGDFQIVGASPEILVRQETRRTGTANNGGEVREERVITIRPLAGTRPRGNTPEKDAQLATELLNDPKEIAEHVMLIDLARNDIGRIAETGSVKVTDKMVIEKYSHVQHIVSSVEGRLKDGMTNLDVLRASFPAGTLSGAPKVRAMEIIDELEPRKRGIYGGAVGYLSFGGEMDLAIAIRTGIIKDGNLYVQAAAGIVADSDPEAEWRETEAKARAVIRAAEQVQDGLDSDI, translated from the coding sequence ATGACCGAGCTCGAATTCAAATCGCTGGCCGACCAGGGCTACAACCGCATCCCGCTGATCGCCGAGGCCTTCGCCGACCTGGAGACGCCCCTCTCGCTCTACCTGAAGCTGGCCCAGTCGCAAACCCGCGGCATCAACACCTTCTTGCTGGAATCGGTAGTCGGCGGAGAACGCTTCGGCCGCTATTCCTTCATCGGCCTGCACGCCCGCACGCTGCTGCGCGCCTACGGCGAGCGCACCGAGGTGGTGACCGACGGCCGAGTGGTGGAGACGCATGAAGGCAACCCGCTGGACTTCATCGCCGACTTCGAAAAGCGCTTCAAGGTGGCGCTGCGCCCAGGCCTGCCGCGCTTCTGCGGCGGCCTGGCCGGCTATTTCGGCTACGACGCGGTGCGCTATATCGAGAAGAAGCTCGCCGCCACGCAGAAGGCCGACGACCTCGGCCTGCCCGACATCCAGTTGCTGCTGTGCGAAGAGCTGGCGGTGATCGACAACCTGTCGGGCAAGCTCTACCTGATCGTCTACGCCGACCCGAACACGCCCGAGGCCTATCCGCGCGCCCGCGCCCGCCTGCGCGACCTGCGCATGAAGCTGCGCCAGCCGGTGGACCTGCCGGTCACCAGCCCGTCGGTGCAGACCGAGGTCTTCCGCGAATTCGACAAGGCCGACTATCTGGCCGCCGTCCACCGCGCCAAGGAGTACATCATGGCCGGCGACATGATGCAGGTGCAGATCGGCCAGCGCCTGACCAAGCCCTACCGCGACGCGCCGCTGTCGCTGTACCGCGCGCTGCGCTCGCTGAACCCCTCGCCGTACATGTACTTCTACAACTTCGGCGACTTCCAGATCGTCGGTGCCTCGCCCGAGATCCTGGTGCGCCAGGAGACCCGCCGCACCGGCACCGCGAACAACGGCGGCGAAGTGCGCGAGGAGCGCGTCATCACCATCCGCCCGCTGGCCGGCACCCGCCCGCGCGGCAATACGCCGGAGAAGGACGCCCAGCTCGCCACCGAACTGCTCAACGACCCCAAGGAAATCGCCGAGCACGTGATGCTGATCGACCTGGCGCGCAACGACATCGGCCGCATCGCCGAGACCGGCAGCGTCAAGGTCACCGACAAGATGGTGATCGAGAAGTACTCGCACGTGCAGCACATCGTCAGCTCGGTCGAAGGCCGCCTCAAGGACGGCATGACCAATCTCGACGTGCTGCGCGCCAGCTTCCCGGCCGGCACGCTGTCGGGCGCACCCAAGGTGCGCGCGATGGAGATCATCGACGAGCTGGAGCCGCGCAAGCGCGGCATCTACGGCGGCGCGGTGGGCTACCTGTCCTTCGGCGGTGAAATGGACCTCGCCATCGCCATCCGCACCGGCATCATCAAGGACGGCAACCTCTACGTGCAGGCGGCCGCCGGCATCGTCGCCGATTCGGACCCCGAAGCCGAATGGCGCGAGACCGAAGCCAAGGCGCGCGCGGTGATCCGCGCCGCCGAGCAGGTCCAGGATGGCCTGGACTCCGACATCTGA
- a CDS encoding aminodeoxychorismate/anthranilate synthase component II gives MLLMIDNYDSFTYNLVQYFGELGADVRTFRNDEITLDEIEALGPDHICVSPGPCSPREAGISVAVLQHFAGKVPLLGVCLGHQAIGEAFGGKVIRAKQVMHGKVSTIETTQQGVFAGLPRHFDVTRYHSLAIERETLPDCLEVTAWTPDGEIMGVRHKTLAVEGVQFHPESILSEHGHALLANFLKAGSGEVRR, from the coding sequence ATGCTGCTGATGATCGACAACTACGATTCCTTTACCTACAACCTCGTGCAGTATTTCGGCGAACTCGGCGCCGACGTGCGCACCTTCCGCAACGACGAGATCACGCTGGACGAGATCGAGGCCCTCGGGCCCGACCATATCTGCGTCTCGCCCGGCCCCTGCAGCCCCAGGGAAGCCGGCATCTCGGTGGCCGTGCTGCAGCACTTCGCCGGCAAGGTGCCGCTGCTGGGCGTGTGCCTGGGCCACCAGGCCATCGGCGAGGCCTTCGGCGGCAAGGTGATCCGCGCCAAACAGGTCATGCACGGCAAGGTCAGCACCATCGAGACGACCCAGCAGGGCGTGTTCGCCGGGCTGCCCAGGCACTTCGACGTCACGCGCTATCATTCGCTGGCAATCGAGCGCGAGACCCTGCCCGACTGCCTGGAAGTGACGGCCTGGACGCCGGATGGCGAGATCATGGGCGTGCGCCACAAGACCCTTGCGGTCGAAGGCGTGCAATTCCACCCCGAATCCATCCTGTCCGAGCACGGACACGCGCTGCTGGCGAACTTCCTCAAGGCGGGCTCGGGCGAGGTACGGCGATGA
- the trpD gene encoding anthranilate phosphoribosyltransferase yields MSITPQEALTRCIEHREIFHDEMLHLMRQIMQAQVSPVMAAAILTGLRVKKETIGEISAAAQVMREFANKVPLPADVARGNFVDIVGTGGDGSHTFNISTASMFVVAAAGARIAKHGNRGVSSKSGSADVLEALGVNILLTPEQVGECIEQTGIGFMFAPTHHPAMKNVAAIRKEMGVRTIFNILGPLTNPAGAPNILMGVFHPDLVGIQVRVMQRLGAEHALVVYGKDGMDEVSLGAATMVGELKDGQVREYEIHPEDFGLNMISNRGLKVADALESKAMLMEALGNVAGTPREIVSLNAGTALYAANVASSIEDGIARAREAIASGAAREKLDQFVRATQQFQ; encoded by the coding sequence ATGTCCATCACCCCGCAGGAAGCGCTGACGCGCTGCATCGAACATCGCGAGATCTTCCACGACGAGATGCTGCACCTGATGCGGCAGATCATGCAGGCGCAGGTCTCGCCGGTGATGGCCGCCGCCATCCTGACCGGGCTGCGCGTGAAGAAGGAAACCATCGGCGAGATCTCCGCCGCGGCCCAGGTGATGCGCGAGTTCGCCAACAAGGTGCCGCTGCCCGCCGACGTGGCGCGCGGCAACTTCGTCGACATCGTCGGCACCGGCGGCGACGGCTCGCACACCTTCAATATCTCCACCGCCTCGATGTTCGTCGTGGCCGCGGCCGGCGCGCGCATCGCCAAGCACGGCAATCGCGGCGTCAGCTCCAAGTCGGGCAGCGCCGACGTGCTGGAGGCGCTCGGCGTCAACATCCTGCTGACGCCGGAACAGGTCGGCGAGTGCATCGAGCAGACCGGCATCGGCTTCATGTTCGCGCCGACCCACCACCCGGCGATGAAGAACGTGGCGGCGATCCGCAAGGAGATGGGCGTGCGCACCATCTTCAATATTCTCGGCCCGCTGACCAATCCGGCCGGCGCGCCTAATATCCTGATGGGCGTGTTCCACCCGGACCTGGTCGGCATCCAGGTGCGCGTGATGCAGCGCCTGGGCGCCGAGCACGCGCTGGTGGTGTACGGCAAGGACGGCATGGACGAGGTCTCGCTGGGCGCCGCCACCATGGTCGGCGAACTGAAGGACGGCCAGGTGCGCGAGTACGAGATCCACCCCGAGGACTTCGGCCTGAACATGATCTCCAACCGCGGCCTGAAGGTGGCCGACGCGCTGGAGTCCAAGGCCATGCTGATGGAAGCGCTGGGCAACGTGGCGGGCACGCCGCGCGAGATCGTCTCGCTGAATGCCGGCACCGCGCTGTACGCCGCCAACGTGGCCAGCTCGATCGAGGACGGCATCGCGCGGGCGCGCGAGGCCATCGCCAGCGGCGCGGCGCGCGAGAAGCTCGACCAGTTCGTGCGCGCCACCCAGCAGTTCCAGTAA
- the trpC gene encoding indole-3-glycerol phosphate synthase TrpC — MSDILQKILAVKADEVAAARKQRDLHSLRGEAESLRHEAGLAPRGFERALRARIGAGQAGVIAEVKKASPSKGVLREHFVPEAIAESYAGHGAACLSVLTDVNFFQGHADYLKRARAACELPALRKDFMVDLYQVYEARTWGADCILLIVAALDPGLMAELEACAHELGMDVLVEVHGEDELERALRLKTPLLGINNRNLRTFEVSLDNTIGLLPHIPGERLVVTESGILGQADVQRMRDAGVHAFLVGEAFMRAKDPGAELARLFA, encoded by the coding sequence ATGTCCGATATCCTGCAGAAGATCCTGGCCGTCAAGGCCGATGAAGTCGCCGCCGCGCGCAAGCAACGCGACCTCCACAGCCTGCGGGGCGAGGCCGAAAGCCTGCGCCACGAGGCAGGCCTGGCGCCGCGCGGCTTCGAGCGCGCGCTGCGCGCCAGGATCGGCGCCGGCCAGGCCGGCGTGATCGCCGAGGTCAAGAAGGCCTCGCCGTCCAAGGGCGTGCTGCGCGAGCACTTCGTGCCCGAGGCCATCGCCGAGAGCTATGCCGGCCACGGCGCGGCCTGCCTGTCGGTGCTGACCGACGTCAACTTCTTCCAGGGCCACGCCGACTACCTCAAGCGCGCCCGCGCCGCCTGCGAACTGCCGGCGCTGCGCAAGGACTTCATGGTCGACCTGTACCAGGTCTACGAAGCGCGCACCTGGGGGGCGGACTGCATCCTGCTGATCGTGGCGGCACTCGACCCGGGCCTGATGGCCGAGCTGGAAGCCTGCGCCCACGAACTGGGCATGGACGTGCTGGTGGAAGTGCATGGCGAGGACGAGCTGGAGCGCGCGCTGCGCCTGAAGACGCCGCTGCTGGGCATCAATAACCGCAACCTGCGCACCTTCGAGGTCTCACTGGACAACACCATCGGCCTGCTGCCGCACATCCCGGGCGAGCGCCTGGTGGTGACCGAATCCGGCATCCTCGGCCAGGCCGACGTGCAGCGCATGCGCGATGCCGGCGTGCACGCCTTCCTGGTCGGCGAGGCATTCATGCGCGCCAAGGATCCGGGCGCCGAGCTGGCACGGCTGTTCGCCTGA
- a CDS encoding CYTH domain-containing protein translates to MAQEIELKLAVPDGALDALAAWLDAHGEARGRWLLRNVYLDTPARELAGARAALRLRSQGERWLQTLKTAGSSAGGLATRHEWETEVAGEALEPARLPAEAQSLLAPLAQRLAPVFRTDFERRAWLVRQDGAEIEAALDIGTVSAPGTKEVERIQELELEFLAGDATQAAQALRALAARLQAVAALVPSDLSKAARGYRLAGTRQDEAP, encoded by the coding sequence ATGGCCCAGGAAATCGAACTGAAGCTTGCCGTGCCGGACGGTGCGCTGGATGCGCTGGCCGCCTGGCTGGATGCCCATGGCGAAGCGCGCGGCCGCTGGCTGCTGCGCAATGTCTACCTCGACACCCCGGCGCGCGAGCTGGCCGGCGCGCGTGCCGCGCTGCGCCTGCGCAGCCAGGGCGAGCGCTGGCTGCAGACGCTGAAGACCGCCGGCAGCAGCGCGGGCGGCCTGGCCACACGCCACGAGTGGGAAACCGAGGTCGCCGGCGAAGCGCTGGAACCGGCGCGCCTGCCGGCCGAGGCGCAGTCCCTGCTGGCGCCGCTGGCGCAGCGGCTGGCGCCGGTCTTCCGCACCGACTTCGAGCGCCGCGCCTGGCTGGTGCGCCAGGACGGCGCCGAGATCGAGGCCGCGCTCGACATCGGCACCGTCAGCGCGCCCGGCACCAAGGAGGTGGAGCGCATCCAGGAACTCGAACTCGAATTCCTGGCCGGCGATGCCACCCAGGCCGCCCAGGCACTGCGCGCCCTGGCCGCGCGCCTGCAGGCGGTTGCAGCCCTGGTGCCCTCCGACCTGAGCAAGGCCGCGCGCGGCTATCGCCTGGCCGGCACGCGCCAGGACGAGGCGCCCTGA
- a CDS encoding uracil-DNA glycosylase — MQSDLFAADTPARSTAQAPAAALQAQADALPPAWRTLLAPCLSGAGWRELAAFVDGEHASGKRVFPHDVFHALHLTPPDSVKVVILGQDPYHGVETVAGAEVPQAHGLAFSVPDGVRVPPSLRNIFKEIAAEYGEAPARGASGNLEGWARQGVLLLNTVLTVEQGRAASHAKRGWEAVTDCLIQALAGSRQKLVFLLWGSHAQAKKPLLGAGHCVLEAPHPSPLSAHRGFLGCGHFRQANDWLTAQGLAAVDWQAHRA, encoded by the coding sequence ATGCAATCCGATCTCTTCGCTGCGGACACGCCCGCCCGATCCACCGCCCAGGCCCCCGCCGCCGCGCTGCAGGCCCAGGCCGACGCCCTGCCGCCGGCCTGGCGCACGCTGCTGGCCCCCTGCCTGTCCGGCGCCGGCTGGCGCGAACTGGCCGCCTTCGTCGACGGCGAGCACGCCAGCGGCAAGCGCGTGTTCCCGCACGACGTGTTCCACGCGCTGCACCTGACGCCGCCCGACTCGGTCAAGGTCGTGATCCTCGGCCAGGATCCCTACCACGGCGTCGAGACCGTGGCCGGCGCCGAGGTGCCGCAGGCCCACGGACTGGCCTTCTCGGTACCGGACGGCGTGCGGGTGCCGCCCAGCCTGCGCAATATCTTCAAGGAAATCGCCGCGGAGTACGGCGAGGCGCCCGCGCGCGGCGCCTCGGGCAACCTCGAGGGCTGGGCCCGCCAGGGCGTGCTGCTGCTCAACACGGTGCTGACCGTCGAGCAGGGCCGCGCGGCCAGCCACGCCAAGCGCGGCTGGGAAGCGGTGACCGACTGCCTGATCCAGGCGCTGGCCGGCAGCCGCCAGAAGCTCGTGTTCCTGCTGTGGGGCAGCCATGCCCAGGCGAAGAAGCCGCTGCTGGGGGCGGGCCACTGCGTGCTGGAGGCGCCGCATCCGTCGCCGCTGTCGGCGCACCGAGGCTTCCTTGGCTGCGGCCACTTCCGCCAGGCCAATGACTGGCTGACGGCCCAGGGGCTGGCAGCGGTCGACTGGCAGGCGCACCGCGCCTGA
- a CDS encoding acylphosphatase, translating to METRQLETWHIVASGRVQGVGYRAACAARASELALRGWVRNRSDGTVEVMARGSPGQLRALCDWMRIGPPAAQVLDLAVALSEGEFQGFIWRPTV from the coding sequence ATGGAAACCCGGCAACTGGAAACCTGGCACATCGTGGCCAGCGGGCGCGTGCAGGGCGTAGGCTACCGCGCTGCCTGCGCGGCGCGGGCCAGCGAACTGGCGCTGCGCGGCTGGGTGCGCAACCGCAGCGACGGCACGGTCGAGGTCATGGCGCGCGGCAGCCCGGGGCAACTGCGGGCCCTGTGCGACTGGATGCGCATCGGACCGCCGGCGGCACAGGTGCTCGACCTGGCGGTGGCCTTGTCGGAGGGGGAATTCCAGGGCTTCATCTGGCGCCCCACCGTGTGA
- a CDS encoding ABC transporter permease has protein sequence MMQPAQSADSDQAKPAPSLGYVSQLLTAPPNRFDLALLPIILAAIVLVAFAAKQMNVPYQPGEPLDLSLDVAYLPYYLMRTSIRMLTALGASLLFSFAFAAIASKSRTAEKVMVPALDILQSIPVLGFLSITVTGFIALFPGNLIGVECAAIFAIFTSQAWNMAFSLYQSFRTIPSDLLEAAAMFRLSSWQRFWRLEVPFAMPGLLWNMMMSMSGGWFFVVASEAISVSGNDIKLPGIGSYISLAIQQQNLPAIGWAIVAMLIGILLYDQLLFRPLIAWADRFRFETLAQEKEPQSWLLDLLRRSEWVRVLLSWTAGLAGRTLSWGARRGTLAPASAGASGRRQWIERACNVLIIVAALLALYRILHFVRSEVGWSEFGHVLWLGTLTMVRVIVLIALAALVWVPIGIRIGMNPAVARVAQPVAQFLAAFPANLMFPLAVVVIARFGLNPEIWLSPLMIFGTQWYILFNVVAGASGIPTELRLAARNFGLRGWLMWKRFLIPAVFPSLLTGLVTAAGGSWNASIVSEYVTWGNHTLVATGLGSYIAEMTSKGDFPRIALGICVMALFVVGFNRLLWNRLYQLAQERTRL, from the coding sequence ATGATGCAGCCCGCCCAATCCGCCGACAGCGACCAGGCCAAGCCGGCCCCTTCCCTCGGCTACGTCAGCCAATTGCTGACGGCTCCGCCCAACCGCTTCGACCTCGCCCTGCTGCCCATCATCCTGGCGGCCATCGTGCTGGTGGCGTTCGCCGCCAAGCAGATGAACGTGCCCTACCAGCCGGGCGAGCCGCTGGATCTCAGCCTCGACGTCGCCTACCTGCCCTACTACCTGATGCGCACCAGCATCCGCATGCTGACGGCACTGGGCGCCTCGCTGCTGTTCTCCTTCGCCTTCGCCGCCATCGCCTCCAAGAGCCGCACGGCGGAAAAGGTCATGGTGCCGGCCCTCGACATCCTGCAGTCGATCCCGGTACTGGGCTTCCTGTCGATCACCGTGACCGGCTTCATCGCGCTGTTCCCCGGCAACCTGATCGGGGTGGAATGCGCGGCGATCTTCGCCATCTTCACTTCGCAGGCCTGGAACATGGCCTTCAGCCTGTACCAGTCCTTCCGCACCATCCCCAGCGACCTGCTGGAGGCGGCCGCCATGTTCCGCCTGTCGTCGTGGCAGCGCTTCTGGCGGCTCGAAGTGCCATTCGCCATGCCGGGCCTGCTGTGGAACATGATGATGTCGATGTCGGGCGGCTGGTTCTTCGTGGTGGCCTCGGAAGCGATCTCCGTGTCGGGCAATGACATCAAGCTGCCCGGCATCGGCTCCTACATTTCGCTGGCCATCCAGCAGCAGAACCTGCCGGCCATCGGCTGGGCCATCGTGGCCATGCTGATCGGCATCCTGCTCTACGATCAGTTGCTGTTCCGCCCGCTGATCGCCTGGGCCGACCGCTTCCGCTTCGAGACCCTGGCGCAGGAGAAGGAGCCGCAGTCCTGGCTGCTCGACCTGCTGCGCCGCTCGGAATGGGTGCGCGTGCTGCTGTCGTGGACCGCCGGCCTAGCCGGCCGCACGCTGTCCTGGGGCGCCCGGCGCGGCACGCTGGCACCGGCCTCGGCAGGCGCCAGCGGCCGCCGCCAGTGGATCGAGCGGGCCTGCAACGTGCTGATTATCGTGGCCGCCCTGCTGGCGCTCTACCGCATCCTGCACTTCGTGCGCTCCGAGGTGGGCTGGAGCGAGTTCGGCCACGTGCTGTGGCTGGGCACGCTGACCATGGTGCGGGTGATCGTGCTGATCGCGCTGGCCGCGCTGGTGTGGGTGCCGATCGGCATCCGCATCGGCATGAATCCGGCCGTGGCGCGCGTCGCCCAGCCGGTCGCGCAGTTCCTGGCCGCCTTCCCGGCCAACCTGATGTTCCCGCTGGCGGTGGTGGTGATCGCGCGCTTCGGCCTGAACCCTGAGATCTGGCTCAGCCCGCTGATGATCTTCGGCACGCAGTGGTACATCCTCTTCAACGTGGTGGCGGGTGCCTCGGGCATTCCCACGGAGCTGCGGCTGGCGGCGCGCAATTTCGGCCTGCGCGGCTGGCTGATGTGGAAGCGCTTCCTGATCCCCGCCGTCTTCCCCAGCCTGCTGACCGGACTGGTGACCGCCGCCGGCGGCTCGTGGAATGCCAGCATCGTGTCCGAGTACGTGACCTGGGGCAACCACACCCTGGTGGCTACCGGGCTGGGCAGCTACATTGCCGAGATGACGTCCAAGGGCGACTTCCCCCGCATCGCACTGGGCATCTGCGTGATGGCCCTGTTCGTGGTCGGCTTCAACCGCCTGCTGTGGAACCGCCTGTATCAATTGGCGCAGGAGCGCACCCGTCTATGA
- a CDS encoding nitrate/sulfonate/bicarbonate ABC transporter ATP-binding protein codes for MTIERKDAMSSSTAPTAAPAVIELRGVSKIFRTADHTDRAVLEGVDLTLRQGEIVAMLGKSGSGKSTLLRIMAGLVGTDRGEVRFRGERLAGTAEGIAMVFQSFALFPWLTVQQNVELGLEAQGVDKEERTRRAEAAIDMIGLSGFNSALPRELSGGMRQRVGIARAMVTEPDLLLMDEAFSALDVLTGETLRDEMLDLWEDGRTNIKCILIVSHNIEEAVMMADRIVILSSDPGRIRAEVRVPFARPRNRDSTQVRALIDEVYALMTSPAALGPRVPALAAASQIGYRLPDADISQMEAILDLLCESPFFGRADLPHLADEAGLTDDELLPACEALQLVQLATIERGDIIATPLGRTYYETEPPERKVLFGKQLLEHVALAAHIRRELEETEDGEIGEEHVLRELEAYLKPDEAERVLTLAIEWGRYGEIYEYSYNSGMLTLPREEQAEGTAGGEG; via the coding sequence ATGACGATCGAACGAAAGGACGCCATGTCCAGCAGCACCGCACCAACCGCCGCGCCCGCCGTGATCGAGCTGCGCGGCGTCTCGAAGATCTTCCGCACCGCCGACCACACCGACCGCGCCGTGCTCGAAGGCGTGGACCTGACGCTGCGCCAGGGAGAGATCGTCGCCATGCTGGGCAAGTCCGGCTCGGGCAAGTCCACCCTGCTGCGCATCATGGCCGGCCTGGTCGGCACCGACCGCGGCGAAGTGCGCTTCCGCGGCGAGCGCCTGGCGGGCACGGCCGAAGGCATCGCCATGGTGTTCCAGTCGTTCGCGCTGTTCCCCTGGCTCACCGTGCAGCAGAACGTGGAACTGGGCCTGGAGGCCCAGGGTGTCGACAAGGAGGAGCGCACCCGCCGCGCCGAAGCGGCGATCGACATGATCGGCCTGTCCGGCTTCAACAGCGCGCTGCCGCGCGAGCTGTCCGGCGGCATGCGCCAGCGCGTCGGCATCGCCCGCGCCATGGTGACCGAGCCCGACCTGCTGCTGATGGACGAAGCCTTCTCGGCGCTGGACGTGCTGACCGGCGAGACCCTGCGCGACGAGATGCTCGACCTGTGGGAAGACGGCCGCACCAACATCAAGTGCATCCTGATCGTCTCGCACAATATCGAGGAAGCGGTGATGATGGCCGACCGCATCGTCATCCTGTCGAGCGACCCGGGCCGCATCCGCGCCGAGGTGCGCGTGCCCTTCGCGCGCCCGCGCAACCGCGACTCGACCCAGGTGCGCGCGCTGATCGACGAGGTCTACGCGCTGATGACCTCGCCCGCGGCACTGGGTCCACGCGTGCCCGCGCTGGCGGCCGCCTCGCAGATCGGCTACCGCCTGCCGGATGCCGACATCAGCCAGATGGAGGCCATTCTCGACCTGCTGTGCGAGTCGCCCTTCTTCGGCCGCGCCGACCTGCCCCACCTGGCCGACGAAGCAGGCCTCACCGACGACGAACTGCTGCCCGCCTGCGAAGCGCTGCAACTGGTGCAGCTGGCCACCATCGAGCGCGGCGACATCATCGCCACCCCGCTCGGGCGCACCTACTACGAGACCGAGCCGCCCGAGCGCAAGGTGCTGTTCGGCAAGCAGCTGCTGGAACACGTGGCGCTGGCCGCGCACATCCGCCGCGAGCTGGAGGAAACCGAGGACGGCGAGATCGGCGAAGAGCACGTGCTGCGCGAGCTGGAGGCCTACCTGAAGCCCGACGAAGCCGAGCGCGTGCTGACCCTCGCCATCGAATGGGGCCGCTACGGCGAGATCTACGAATACAGCTACAACAGCGGCATGCTGACGCTGCCGCGCGAAGAACAGGCCGAGGGCACGGCAGGCGGGGAAGGCTAG